In one window of Juglans regia cultivar Chandler chromosome 3, Walnut 2.0, whole genome shotgun sequence DNA:
- the LOC109018217 gene encoding indole-3-acetic acid-induced protein ARG7-like — translation MMKGKISRACMNKWRKMGSRVIPCSACEYCCKWALWPTANEEKYIPKDVPKGHLVVYVGENSKRFVIKVTILNHPLFKALLDQARDEYDFTSTDSKLCIPCDENLFINVVRCASSPAHDRRIPLCL, via the coding sequence ATGATGAAGGGAAAAATCTCGAGGGCATGCATGAACAAGTGGAGAAAGATGGGGAGTAGAGTTATACCTTGTTCTGCGTGTGAGTACTGCTGTAAATGGGCATTGTGGCCTACtgcaaatgaagaaaaatacatTCCAAAAGATGTCCCAAAGGGTCACTTAGTGGTCTATGTTGGAGAGAACTCCAAGAGGTTTGTGATCAAAGTCACCATTCTCAATCACCCACTTTTCAAGGCATTGTTGGACCAAGCACGGGATGAATATGATTTCACTAGTACTGACTCAAAACTCTGCATCCCTTGCGACGAGAACCTTTTCATCAATGTTGTTCGCTGCGCTAGCTCTCCTGCTCATGATCGGAGGATCCCTCTGTGTCTTTAA